In Arthrobacter sp. MN05-02, one genomic interval encodes:
- the gcvT gene encoding aminomethyltransferase, which yields MSEQSKHTALYTQHEAHGASFTDFGGWQMPLKYRSELEEHHTVRRAAGLFDLSHMGEVLVSGPQAAEFLNYALVSNLAVLAVGKAKYSLICNEAGGVIDDLITYRLTEDSFLVVPNASNAPVVAEELRLRAKGFDVAVEDQSDTTALVAVQGPAAEAVLLDLARPEDAATVRGLKYYAVAELELAGLPVLLARTGYTGKDGFEIFLGGNVAVRLWNAALEAGGKHGLLPCGLAARDSLRLEAGMPLYGHELGLDTNPFEAGLGPVVSTKKPDDFVGRSVLEPLKAVEPARRLVGLRAAGRRSARAGYDVVVDGATVGTVTSGLPSPTLGYPVALAYLDAAYAVVGTEVQVDLRGRPEPFTVIPTPFYRREKAAGTPQ from the coding sequence ATGAGCGAGCAGAGCAAGCACACAGCCCTCTACACCCAGCACGAGGCACACGGAGCCTCCTTCACCGACTTCGGCGGTTGGCAGATGCCCCTGAAGTACCGGAGCGAACTCGAGGAGCACCACACGGTCCGCAGAGCCGCGGGCCTCTTCGACCTGTCCCACATGGGGGAGGTACTCGTCAGCGGGCCGCAGGCCGCGGAGTTCCTCAACTACGCCCTGGTCAGCAACCTCGCGGTCCTCGCCGTGGGCAAGGCGAAGTACTCGCTGATCTGCAACGAGGCGGGCGGTGTGATCGACGACCTCATCACCTACCGGCTGACCGAGGACTCCTTCCTCGTGGTACCGAACGCCTCCAATGCGCCCGTGGTGGCCGAGGAGCTGCGGCTGCGTGCCAAGGGATTCGACGTCGCGGTGGAGGACCAGTCGGACACCACGGCCCTGGTCGCGGTGCAGGGTCCCGCGGCAGAAGCGGTCCTCCTCGATCTCGCGCGCCCCGAGGACGCCGCCACCGTCCGCGGCCTGAAGTACTACGCCGTGGCGGAGCTCGAGCTGGCCGGTCTTCCCGTGCTCCTGGCCCGCACGGGTTACACGGGAAAGGACGGCTTCGAGATCTTCCTCGGTGGCAACGTCGCGGTGCGGCTCTGGAACGCAGCGCTGGAGGCGGGCGGGAAGCACGGACTGCTGCCCTGCGGCCTCGCGGCCCGTGACTCGCTGCGGCTCGAGGCCGGCATGCCGCTCTACGGCCATGAACTCGGGCTCGACACCAATCCGTTCGAGGCGGGCCTCGGACCCGTGGTCAGCACGAAGAAGCCCGACGACTTCGTGGGCCGTTCGGTGCTCGAACCCCTGAAGGCGGTCGAACCGGCACGCCGCCTCGTCGGACTGCGGGCGGCCGGCCGCCGGTCCGCGCGCGCCGGGTACGACGTCGTCGTGGACGGCGCGACCGTCGGTACGGTGACATCGGGGCTGCCGAGCCCCACCCTCGGGTACCCCGTCGCGCTGGCCTATCTGGACGCGGCGTACGCCGTCGTCGGGACCGAGGTGCAGGTGGACCTCCGTGGACGTCCGGAGCCCTTCACGGTGATCCCCACGCCGTTCTACCGGCGTGAGAAGGCCGCCGGGACACCACAGTGA
- the gcvP gene encoding glycine dehydrogenase (decarboxylating): MTAFPVPASGTASTFADRHIGPRSSDDGHMLEVLGYPSLEKLVDMAVPASIRLDRGLNLPAALSETEVLAQLRRIAGRNRTAVQMIGQGYFDTVTPPVIRRNVLESPAWYTAYTPYQPEISQGRLEALLNFQTMVQDLTALDIANASLLDEASAVAEAVLLMRRSGKNKGRTVIDADALPQTVAVVRGRAEALGFDVEVADLSAGLPDGDINGVVLQQPGASGALRNHAAVIGAAKERGALVTVAADLLALTLITPPGEQGADIAVGSAQRFGVPLFFGGPHAAYMAVRKGLERMLPGRLVGVSKDADGAPAYRLALQTREQHIRREKATSNICTAQALLAIVASMYAVYHGPEGLTAIARTTHQRAAELADALAGSDAAVVHDAFFDTLLVRVPGKAAKYADTAEAQGYNLRRVDADHLGISCDETTTPEHVAAVAAVFGGSDTGSVTAGERIPADLHRTSDFMTHPVFSLHRSETAMLRYLRRLSDKDLALDRTMIPLGSCTMKLNATVEMESISWPEFASIHPFAPESQTEGWRELITDLEERLAEITGYDRVSLQPNAGSQGELAGLLAIRGYHRSRGDENRTVCLIPSSAHGTNAASAVLAGMKVVVVGTAANGNIDHDDLLAKIEQHAENLSAIMITYPSTHGVFEEDVRWVCEKVHGAGGQVYIDGANLNALVGLAQPGEFGGDVSHLNLHKTFCIPHGGGGPGVGPVAVASHLAPFLPGDANRDIATDGGPEAEGGTPVSGSMYGSAGVLPISWAYIALMGSEGLTSATAHALLAANYVAARLTEHFPVLYTGVQGLVAHECILDLRPLTAATGVTAEDVAKRLIDYGFHAPTLSFPVAGTLMVEPTESEDLAELDRFISAMIAIKGEIDRVAAGEFSIEESPLRQAPHTAQVLIGDEWTQAYPRELAAYPLRSLRHDKYFPPVRRIDGAHGDRNLVCSCPPIEAFED, encoded by the coding sequence ATGACCGCCTTCCCCGTCCCGGCATCCGGCACAGCATCCACCTTCGCCGACCGGCACATCGGCCCGCGTTCCTCCGACGACGGGCACATGCTGGAGGTCCTCGGCTACCCGAGCCTCGAGAAGCTCGTGGACATGGCAGTTCCCGCGAGCATCCGTCTGGACCGTGGGCTGAACCTGCCCGCGGCCCTCAGCGAGACCGAGGTGCTGGCCCAGCTGCGACGCATCGCCGGACGTAACCGGACCGCCGTCCAGATGATCGGCCAAGGGTACTTCGACACCGTCACGCCGCCGGTCATCCGCCGCAACGTCCTCGAGTCGCCCGCCTGGTACACGGCCTACACGCCCTACCAGCCCGAGATCTCCCAGGGCCGTCTCGAAGCCCTCCTGAACTTCCAGACGATGGTGCAGGACCTCACGGCCCTCGACATCGCCAACGCATCCCTGCTCGACGAGGCCTCCGCCGTCGCCGAGGCCGTCCTCCTCATGCGCCGCTCGGGCAAGAACAAGGGCCGCACGGTCATCGACGCCGACGCCCTCCCGCAGACCGTCGCCGTCGTGCGCGGTCGTGCCGAGGCGCTCGGCTTCGACGTCGAGGTCGCCGACCTCTCCGCGGGCCTGCCCGACGGCGACATCAACGGTGTGGTCCTCCAGCAGCCCGGCGCTTCCGGTGCCCTGCGCAACCACGCGGCCGTCATCGGCGCGGCGAAGGAACGCGGCGCACTCGTCACGGTCGCCGCCGACCTCCTGGCCCTGACGCTCATCACGCCCCCGGGCGAGCAGGGCGCGGACATCGCCGTCGGCTCCGCCCAGCGTTTCGGCGTCCCGCTCTTCTTCGGTGGCCCCCACGCCGCCTACATGGCCGTCCGCAAGGGCCTCGAACGCATGCTGCCCGGACGCCTGGTCGGCGTCTCCAAGGACGCCGACGGCGCACCCGCCTACCGTCTCGCCCTGCAGACCCGCGAGCAGCACATCCGACGCGAGAAGGCCACGAGCAACATCTGCACCGCGCAGGCGCTGCTGGCGATCGTGGCATCGATGTACGCCGTCTACCACGGGCCGGAGGGGCTGACGGCGATCGCACGGACCACGCACCAGCGTGCCGCCGAGCTCGCGGACGCCCTCGCAGGGTCCGACGCCGCCGTCGTCCACGACGCCTTCTTCGACACCCTCCTGGTCCGCGTACCCGGAAAGGCCGCGAAGTACGCGGACACGGCGGAGGCACAGGGCTACAACCTCCGCCGCGTCGACGCCGACCACCTGGGCATCTCCTGTGACGAGACGACGACCCCGGAGCACGTCGCCGCCGTCGCCGCCGTCTTCGGCGGCTCCGACACGGGGTCGGTGACCGCAGGTGAGCGGATCCCCGCCGATCTGCACCGGACGTCGGACTTCATGACGCACCCCGTCTTCTCGCTGCACCGCTCCGAGACCGCGATGCTCCGGTACCTCCGCCGGCTCTCCGACAAGGATCTCGCGCTGGACCGCACCATGATCCCGCTGGGCTCCTGCACCATGAAGCTCAACGCGACGGTCGAGATGGAATCGATCTCCTGGCCGGAGTTCGCCTCGATCCACCCCTTCGCGCCCGAGAGCCAGACCGAGGGCTGGCGCGAACTGATCACCGACCTCGAGGAGCGCCTCGCCGAGATCACCGGGTACGACCGCGTCTCCCTGCAGCCCAACGCGGGGTCGCAGGGAGAGCTCGCCGGTCTCCTCGCCATCCGCGGCTACCACCGCTCGCGCGGCGACGAGAACCGCACCGTCTGCCTCATCCCGTCCTCCGCGCACGGCACCAACGCGGCGTCCGCCGTCCTGGCCGGCATGAAGGTCGTGGTCGTCGGCACGGCGGCCAACGGCAACATCGACCATGACGACCTCCTCGCCAAGATCGAGCAGCACGCCGAGAACCTCTCGGCCATCATGATCACCTACCCCTCCACGCACGGCGTGTTCGAGGAGGACGTGCGGTGGGTCTGCGAGAAGGTGCACGGCGCCGGCGGCCAGGTCTACATCGACGGCGCCAACCTCAACGCGCTCGTGGGACTCGCCCAGCCGGGCGAGTTCGGCGGCGACGTCTCCCACCTGAACCTGCACAAGACCTTCTGCATCCCGCACGGCGGCGGCGGACCGGGCGTCGGGCCCGTCGCCGTGGCATCGCACCTCGCGCCGTTCCTGCCCGGGGATGCGAACCGCGACATCGCGACCGACGGCGGCCCGGAGGCCGAGGGCGGCACCCCGGTGTCGGGTTCGATGTACGGCTCGGCCGGCGTCCTGCCCATCTCCTGGGCCTACATCGCGCTGATGGGGTCCGAAGGACTGACCAGCGCGACGGCGCATGCCCTGCTCGCGGCCAATTACGTCGCCGCCCGCCTGACGGAGCACTTCCCCGTGCTCTACACCGGCGTGCAGGGCCTCGTGGCGCACGAGTGCATCCTGGACCTCCGCCCGCTGACCGCCGCGACCGGCGTCACCGCGGAGGACGTCGCGAAGCGGCTCATCGACTACGGGTTCCACGCGCCGACGCTGTCGTTCCCCGTCGCGGGGACGCTGATGGTGGAGCCGACGGAGTCCGAGGACCTCGCCGAACTGGACCGCTTCATCTCCGCCATGATCGCGATCAAGGGCGAGATCGACCGCGTGGCGGCGGGCGAGTTCAGCATCGAGGAGAGCCCCCTGCGGCAGGCCCCGCACACGGCCCAGGTACTGATCGGTGACGAGTGGACGCAGGCCTACCCGCGCGAGCTCGCGGCCTATCCGCTCCGCTCCCTGCGGCACGACAAGTACTTCCCGCCGGTGCGCAGGATCGACGGCGCCCACGGCGACCGCAACCTCGTGTGCTCCTGCCCTCCCATCGAAGCCTTCGAAGACTAG
- a CDS encoding oxidoreductase produces MARELELGLDTFGDVTRGQDGNPVPYPQVIRNVIAEAVLADEVGVDFIGVGEHHRDDFAVSAPETVLAAIAGQTKRIRLGSAVTVLSSDDPVRVYQRFATLDAASDGRAEVILGRGSFTESFPLFGYELSDYERLFEEKLDLFAELIKEGPVTWSGSTRPGLTDHEVYPKTHGGRLKTWIGVGGSPESVVRAARYGMPLMLAIIGGDPARFAPYVDLYHRALTQLGQPTLPIGVHSPGYIADSDEQAREELWPDNRIMRDRIGRERGWGPTTRAEFDQEADSGSLYVGSPETVARKIATTAQTLGIDRFDMKYSAGPLPHEKLMHSIELYGTKVIPMVREMLA; encoded by the coding sequence ATGGCACGCGAACTGGAACTCGGACTCGACACCTTCGGGGACGTCACGCGCGGACAGGACGGGAATCCCGTTCCGTACCCGCAGGTCATCCGCAACGTCATCGCAGAGGCGGTCCTCGCCGACGAGGTCGGCGTCGACTTCATCGGCGTCGGCGAGCACCACCGCGACGATTTCGCCGTCTCCGCCCCCGAGACGGTGCTCGCAGCGATCGCCGGGCAGACGAAGCGCATCCGCCTCGGCTCGGCCGTGACGGTCCTCAGCTCGGACGATCCCGTGCGTGTCTACCAGCGGTTCGCCACGCTCGACGCCGCCTCCGACGGCCGCGCCGAGGTCATTCTGGGCCGCGGGTCCTTCACGGAATCCTTCCCCCTGTTCGGTTACGAGCTCTCCGACTACGAACGCCTCTTCGAGGAGAAGCTCGACCTGTTCGCCGAGCTGATCAAGGAGGGCCCGGTCACCTGGTCGGGAAGCACCCGCCCGGGTCTGACCGACCACGAGGTCTACCCGAAGACGCACGGTGGTCGCCTGAAGACCTGGATCGGTGTCGGCGGCAGCCCCGAATCGGTGGTCCGCGCGGCACGGTACGGCATGCCGCTCATGCTCGCGATCATCGGCGGCGACCCGGCCCGGTTCGCCCCCTACGTGGACCTGTACCACCGGGCACTCACCCAGCTCGGGCAGCCCACGCTGCCCATCGGCGTCCACTCCCCGGGTTACATCGCCGACTCCGACGAGCAGGCCCGCGAGGAACTGTGGCCGGACAACCGGATCATGCGGGACCGCATCGGCCGCGAGCGCGGCTGGGGCCCGACGACCCGCGCCGAGTTCGACCAGGAGGCGGACTCCGGCTCGCTCTACGTCGGCTCGCCGGAGACCGTCGCGAGGAAGATCGCCACGACGGCGCAGACGCTCGGGATCGACCGTTTCGACATGAAGTACAGCGCAGGACCGCTGCCGCACGAGAAGCTCATGCACAGCATCGAGCTCTACGGCACCAAGGTCATCCCCATGGTCCGCGAGATGCTCGCCTAG